A single Mus caroli chromosome 15, CAROLI_EIJ_v1.1, whole genome shotgun sequence DNA region contains:
- the Ttc38 gene encoding tetratricopeptide repeat protein 38: protein MSLRDCQAWKDAGLPLSTISNEACKLFDATLTQYVKWTNDKSLGGIEGCLSKLRAADPTFAMGLAISNGLVLVGTGTSVALDKDLALAVKTMVELSQTQTLTPREQLHVSAVEMFAKGNFPRACDLWEQILRDHPTDMLALKFSHDAYFYLGYQEQMRDSVARVYPFWTPDIPLNSYVKGIYSFGLMETNFYDQAQKLAKEALSIEPTDAWSVHTVAHVHEMRAEIKDGLEFMQQSEGHWKDSDMLACHNYWHWALYLIEKGDYEAALTIYDSHILPSLQASGAMLDVVDSCSMLYRLQMEGVPLGQRWQNVLPVTQKHTRDHILLFNDAHFLMASLGAQDLQITRELLTTLQEASKSPGENCQHQLAKDVGLPLCQALVEAENGNPDRVLELLLPIRYRIVQIGGSNAQRDVFNQLLIHAAMTCTSSVHKNVARSLLMERDALKPNSPLTERLIRRAAAVHLMQ, encoded by the exons ATGTCACTGCGAGACTGCCAG GCGTGGAAGGATGCTGGGCTCCCACTCTCAACCATAAGCAATGAAGCCTGCAAGCTGTTCGATGCCACCTTGACTCAG TACGTCAAGTGGACCAATGACAAGAGTCTTGGTGGCATCGAGGGCTGCCTGTCAAAGCTCAGGGCAGCGGATCCAACCTTTG CCATGGGCCTTGCCATCTCTAACGGCCTTGTGCTCGTTGGCACGGGAACCTCCGTGGCGCTGGACAAAGACCTGGCCCTGGCTGTGAAGACCATGGTGGAGCTTTCCCAAACCCAGACTCTGACACCTCGGGAGCAGCTGCATGTGTCTGCGGTGGAGATGTTTGCCAAGGG GAACTTCCCCAGAGCCTGTGATCTCTGGGAACAGATCCTCCGGGACCACCCGACAGACATGTTGGCCCTGAAGTTTTCCCACGATGCCTACTTCTACCTGGGCTACCAGGAGCAGATGCGGGATTCTGTGGCTCGAGTTTACCCCTTTTGGACGCCTGACATCCCTCTTAACAG tTATGTGAAAGGCATCTATTCTTTCGGACTGATGGAAACCAACTTCTATGACCAGGCACAAAAGCTTGCCAAAGAG GCTTTATCTATTGAGCCGACAGACGCGTGGTCAGTGCACACTGTGGCCCACGTACATGAAATGAGAGCCGAGATCAAGGACGGGCTGGAGTTCATGCAGCAATCGGAAGGCCACTGGAAG GACTCTGATATGCTTGCTTGCCACAATTACTGGCACTGGGCCCTGTACTTGATTGAAAAG GGAGACTATGAGGCCGCGCTAACCATCTACGACAGCCAC ATCCTCCCCAGCCTGCAGGCCAGTGGTGCCATGCTGGACGTGGTGGACAGCTGTTCCATGCTCTACCGTCTTCAGATGGAAG GGGTGCCCCTTGGCCAGCGGTGGCAGAATGTTCTACCTGTGACCCAGAAGCATACCCGAGACCACATCCTCCTGTTCAACGATGCTCACTTCCTGATGGCCTCGCTGGGTGCACAGGACCTCCAGATCACCCGGGAGCTGCTGACCACCCTGCAGGAGGCCAGCAA GTCTCCAGGGGAGAATTGCCAGCACCAGTTGGCAAAAGACGTTGGGCTGCCCCTGTGCCAGGCCCTCGTGGAGGCTGAGAACGGAAACCCTGACCGAGTCTTAGAACTCCTCTTGCCAATCCGATACCGAATTGTCCAGATTGGGGGCAGCAACGCCCAG AGAGATGTCTTCAACCAGCTGCTGATTCACGCTGCCATGACCTGCACCTCCAGTGTCCACAAGAATGTGGCCCG GAGCCTTCTGATGGAGCGTGACGCCTTGAAACCCAACTCACCCCTGACGGAGCGGCTGATCCGAAGGGCGGCCGCTGTCCATCTTATGCAGTAG